A single Vespula vulgaris chromosome 3, iyVesVulg1.1, whole genome shotgun sequence DNA region contains:
- the LOC127062618 gene encoding myotubularin-related protein 9 isoform X2: MVDNVVLIDKSDSNNKSLEGTLCISSHNLILSSRQGDEQELWLIYRNIDVIEKKLNTQSPGGSIILKCKDFRVLQLDINSTDDLISVMLSIERLASLEQTLQYPFFYRPKATNVIQIEDGWTAFAPVSEWSRLLAAYADEWRISYLNIDYKVCNSYPSAVIVPRHIEDKVIISSASFRDGGRFPVLCYRHEGGSVLLRSSQPMCGATGKRCKEDERLLNAVLGPGRRGYIVDTRSVTQAQSSRAKGGGTEMDAAYPQWRKVHKAVPRPHDLADSFFKLIEACNDVASSTSQWLSRLESSGWLTAVQSALNAACVTAQCLHQEVAAVLVHGSTGRDSTLIVTSLAQAILNPDCRTVRGLQALIEREWLQAGHQFFTRTRHGPYHPSHSQSPTHAPTFLLFLDCLYQLYYQFQFSFEYRVDLLIELYRHSYCSEFGTFLGDSEAERVQLQLSEHTYSLWSYMNQPEVLEKWLNPLYDPNPGVIWPSVAPISIQLWKELYLAHTSASSWNGALSCAKQIKQNHLAVKKVAVQLHAQIKRALEEIRENPDMSFDFDVQEEHTLVAQLSLESQST, encoded by the exons ATG GTCGACAATGTtgtattaattgataaaagtgatagtaataataaaagtttggAAGGAACGTTATGTATTAGTAGCCACAATCTTATCTTATCTTCAAGACAAGGTGATGAACAGGAGTTATGG CTTATATATAGGAATATTgatgtaatagaaaaaaaattaaatactcaAAGTCCTGGAGGCAGTAtcatattaaaatgtaaagatTTTCGTGTACTTCAATTGGATATTAATTCTACAGATGATTTAATCAGTGTCATGTTATCTATAGAGAGATTAGCATCATTAG AACAAACACTTCAATATCCCTTTTTCTATAGACCAAAAGCAACAAATGTAATACAAATAGAAGATGGATGGACAGCATTTGCTCCTGTTTCAGAATGGTCTAGATTATTGGCTGCATACGCCGATGAATGGAGAATCAGTTACTTGAATATAGATTACAAAGTTTGTAATTCTTACCCATCAGCTGTTATAGTACCTAGACATATAGAAGATAAAGTTATAATATCTTCTGCTAGTTTTCGAGATGGTGGTAGATTTCCTGTTTTATGTTATAGACACGAAGGCGGg agtGTTCTATTACGGAGTAGTCAGCCAATGTGTGGTGCTACTGGTAAAAGATGTAAGGAAGATGAAAGGTTGTTAAATGCAGTCTTAGGTCCTGGGAGACGAGG GTATATAGTAGATACAAGATCTGTTACCCAAGCTCAAAGTTCAAGAGCGAAGGGTGGTGGTACAGAAATGGATGCTGCTTATCCTCAATGGAGAAAAGTACATAAAGCGGTGCCACGGCCTCATGATTTAGCAGAcagtttttttaaattaatagagGCTTGTAATGATGTGGCTAGTTCTACGTCACAATGGTTGTCTAGACTTGAAAGCAGTGGATGGTTAACTGCCGTTCAAAGTGCTTTAAATGCTGCTTGTGTAACTGCTCAGTGTCTACATCAGGAAGTTGCAGCTGTGTTAGTTCATG GAAGTACAGGTAGAGATTCAACATTAATTGTGACAAGTTTGGCACAAGCAATATTGAATCCTGATTGCCGTACCGTACGTGGTCTACAAGCTCTTATAGAACGAGAATGGTTACAAGCTGGTCATCAGTTTTTTACTCGAACACGGCACGGACCATATCATCCTTCTCATTCTCAAAGTCCAACACATGCTCCAAcgttcttactttttcttgatTGTCTTTACCAgctttattatcaatttcaatttaGTTTCGAATATAGAGTGGatttattgatagaattataTAGACATAGCTACTGTTCAGAATTCGGAACATTTTTAG gTGATTCAGAAGCAGAACGAGTCCAACTTCAATTGTCTGAACATACTTATAGTTTATGGTCTTACATGAATCAACCAGAAGTATTAGAAAAATGGTTAAATCCTTTGTATGATCCAAATCCTGGGGTTATTTGGCCTAGTGTTGCACCTATCAGTATTCAATTGTGGAAAGAACTTTATCTTGCACACACCAGTGCTTCGTCCTGGAATGGTGCTCTTTCTTGtgcaaaacaaataaaacaaaatcattTAGCTGTGAAAAAAGTAGCTGTCCAATTACATGCACAAATCAAACGTGCATTAGAGGAAATTCGTGAGAATCCTGATATGTCTTTCGATTTTGACGTTCAGGAAGAACACACTCTTGTAGCACAATTAAGTTTAGAATCGCAAAGCacttga
- the LOC127062617 gene encoding protein kinase C-binding protein 1 has protein sequence MDTSTKLGDDTNLEAKSECSVSSESKNDSLKHTNQVDTTNVALKEKENVDKINDIKGAINEIDAENTTANASCVKVENESNSKNIITPSIDTPSTDIQYSIQVKEIKTEQKNENLTEDTSSNADTVKESCEATTADTTEKNINNVKRKRRTLSTQESTSLSEENGVRSKRKKLKNASDKFCWRCHKESTEARCSACPRSWHRRCMGGTPPISVHNWICGECAMILKAENAETRSAAMAELSVDQLCMLLKHVVQRMREYSGSEPFWKPVELNETPNYLDYVVKPMDLNLLESNVRSKLYGSTDAFMSDAKWIQHNCIVYNTCGGVYADTSKLTNTAKQIIKVARQEVSEIEACPDCYAHSRNLPRPQPSWFIEPCRQPHPLVWAKLKGFPFWPAKAMPRLNSQGFVDVRFFGEHDRAWIPPRDLYLYSEDPPAPLPRKRKVDMDECVREITRHCRKLELAFGKFKFAPPKVQYNPHDPMQIKLMLPNYDPLQPNNCTSSEFLVPKKKAAFRKRNLSIKDKSQTETSAIDNKLDSDTTASDDENKSRNKTQKLTTSDQSSPSSDNSINLDMLQSEFKKKMVNIENKMSMENVSTEENKSIKSDRKNIEENNTNAHLQRPNESNLPILKNNLHITHDNLITTDQVLKHNESLKMEQASKKHSTVKPTANKSNTSELLKIASKLTKNTVKVYKPKTRLVDKLNAEKALKSLSENEQKTKTGLPSLESMVPVTLPLLQSDKHDLPNKITTNATATSSVSTFTTISQNNIRFFASNSTLGQTTLVTNSKSVDTVQQSTLAENNLTSKETCTIIKSGSKEQKRESKARKSFPNKPSIYPQITLHSPSNTLSSSTESMIYITTPQKENSIGYQLLPPEAGPLSARLYHGAEELAKRMAQLMEEAYREAAHSSQNCEDDTTDKHHATVHFLRLQIERMRWQHQQQLAELKHNTDRMLREMKASLEVERLRAVEETRREIEQEKIRCIEETKRKQWCAMCHREALFYCCWNTAYCDYACQQSHWPTHMRSCAQKPSFTTIVTTTAVGSSQQQNINTKVCNPACRVYSLPHNKSPGLSTSHYVSCSKNEDN, from the exons ATGGATACCTCAACAAAGTTGGGTGATGATACTAATTTGGAAGCAAAAAGTGAATGTTCAGTTTCAAGTGAATCAAAAAACGATTCATTAAAACATACTAATCAAGTTGATACTACAAATGTTGCTctcaaggaaaaagaaaatgtagatAAAATCAATGATATCAAAGGTGcaataaatgaaattgatgCAGAAAACACTACTGCAAATGCAAGTTGTGTTAAGgtagaaaatgaaagtaattcgaaaaatattattacgccGAGTATTGATACACCGAGTACTGATATACAATATAGTATccaagtaaaagaaataaaaacggaacagaaaaacgaaaatttaaCAGAAGATACATCATCGAATGCAGATACTGTGAAAGAGAGTTGTGAAGCTACTACAGCAGATACaacagaaaagaatattaataatgtaaaaagaaagcgTAGAACTTTAAG taCACAAGAAAGTACTTCCCTTTCTGAAGAAAATGGAGTTAGaagcaaacgaaaaaaattgaaaaatgcaAGTGATAAATTCTGTTGGAGATGTCACAAAGAATCGACAGAAGCACGTTGCAGTGCTTGTCCACGATCATGGCATCGTAGATGTATGGGGGGTACACCACCAATTTCTGTTCATAATTGGATTTGTGGCGAATGTGCTATGATATTGAAAGCAGAAAATGCAGAAACACGTTCTGCAGCAATGGCAGAATTATCAGTTGATCAATTGTGTATGTTGCTTAAACATGTAGTTCAAAGAATGCGTGAATATTCTGGT tctGAACCATTTTGGAAGCCCGTAGAACTCAATGAAACTCCAAACTATTTGGATTATGTTGTCAAACCAATGGATTTAAATCTTTTAGAATCTAATGTACGTTCAAAACTTTATGGCAGTACTGATGCATTTATGTCTGATGCCAAATGGATACAACACAATTGCATTGTTTATAATACAT GTGGTGGAGTTTATGCCGATACATCTAAATTAACTAATACtgcaaaacaaataattaaagtgGCACGTCAAGAAGTATCAGAAATCGAGGCTTGTCCAGATTGTTACGCACATTCGCGTAATTTACCTAGGCCGCAACCGTCATGGTTTATCGAGCCTTGTCGTCAACCACATCCACTTGTATGGGCTAAATTGAAAGGTTTTCCTTTTTGGCCTGCTAAAGCTATGCCAAGATTAAATTCTCAAGGTTTCGTAGATGTTCGTTTTTTCGGAGAACACGATCGGGCATGGATACCACCTCGagatctttatttatattctgaAGATCCACCTGCTCCATTACCTCGCAAAAGAAAAGTTGATATGGACGAATGTGTTAGAGAAATTACCCGACACTGTCGTAAACTTGAGCTTGCATTTGGTAAATTTAAATTTGCACCACCGAAAGTACAATACAATCCGCACGATCCAATGCAAATAAAACTGATGCTACCAAACTACGATCCTCTTCAACCAAATAATTGTACATCTTCTGAATTTTTGGTACCTAAAAAGAAGGCTGCTTTTCGGAAACGTAATCTTTCTATCAAGGATAAATCGCAAACTGAAACTTCTGCGATTGACAACAAACTTGATTCTGATACGACTGCTTCtgacgatgaaaataaatctcgAAATAAAACACAGAAATTAACCACATCTGATCAGTCTTCTCCGAGTTCAGACAATAGTATTAATTTAGATATGCTGCAAAGCGAattcaagaagaaaatggTTAATATAGAAAACAAGATGTCTATGGAAAATGTATCaacagaagaaaataaatctattaaatCAGATCGAAAGAacattgaagaaaataatacgaacgCTCATCTACAAAGACCTAACGAATCTAATTTacctatattaaaaaataatttacatattacaCATGACAATTTAATAACTACTGACCAAGTTTTAAAACATAATGAATCTTTAAAAATGGAGCAAGCGTCAAAGAAACATTCCACTGTAAAACCTACTGCCAATAAAAGTAATACTTCTGAACTTTTAAAAATAGCATCTAAGCTTACAAAAAATACTGTTAAAGTTTATAAACCAAAAACGAGATtggttgacaaattaaatgcAGAAAAGGCTTTAAAATCTTTATctgaaaatgaacaaaaaactAAAACAGGATTACCAAGCTTGGAATCAATGGTTCCTGTTACTCTACCTTTGCTACAAAGTGATAAACACGATCTACCgaataaaataacaacaaatGCAACTGCCACCTCGTCTGTTTCGACCTTTACTACCATATCGCAAAACAACATACGATTTTTTGCATCAAATTCAACATTAGGTCAAACGACACTTGTGACAAATAGTAAATCAGTAGATACAGTACAACAATCTACATTAGCAGAGAATAATTTAACGAGTAAAGAGACTTGCACGATTATAAAATCAGGttcaaaagaacaaaaaagagagagcaaagcAAGAAAATCTTTCCCCAACAAACCATCTATTTATCCGCAAATTACACTTCATTCGCCATCGAATACATTATCTAGTTCAACGGAATCTATGATCTATATCACGACTCctcagaaagaaaattctattggGTATCAATTACTTCCTCCAGAAGCTGGACCTCTTAGTGCTCGTTTGTATCATGGTGCTGAAGAATTAGCAAAAAGAATGGCTCAGTTAATGGAGGAAGCATATCGAGAAGCTGCTCATAGCAGTCAAAACTGTGAAGATGATACTACTGATAAGCATCATGCTACAGTACACTTTTTACGATTACAGATTGAACGCATGAGGTGGCAACATCAACAACAATTAGCAGAACTAAAACACAATACTG ATCGTATGTTACGAGAAATGAAAGCAAGCCTGGAAGTAGAACGACTTCGAGCTGTCGAAGAAACTCGTAGAGAAATagagcaagaaaaaataaggtgTATTGAAGAAACAAAACGTAAACAATGGTGTGCTATGTGTCATCGTGAAGCGTTATTTTATTGCTGCTGGAATACAGCTTATTGTGATTATGCATGTCAACAGTCTCATTGGCCAACCCATATGAGATCATGTGCTCAAAAACCTTCTTTTACTACAATTGTTACAACTACAGCTGTAGGATCAAGTCAACAACAG AATATTAATACGAAAGTATGTAACCCTGCGTGCAGAGTTTATTCTTTACCACATAATAAATCACCTGGATTATCAACATCTCATTATGTTTCATGTTCTAAAAATGAAGACAATTAA
- the LOC127062623 gene encoding 40S ribosomal protein S8 has protein sequence MGISRDHWHKRRATGGKRKPIRKKRKFELGRPAANTKLGPQRIHTVRTRGGNKKYRALRLDTGNFSWGSECTTRKTRVIDVVYNASNNELVRTKTLVKNAIVTIDATPFRQWYEGHYALPLGRKRGAKLTEAEEEVLNKKRSKKTEAKYKARQRFAKVEAALEEQFSTGRVLACIASRPGQCGRADGYILEGKELEFYMRKIKSKKAK, from the exons ATGG GTATATCACGCGATCATTGGCATAAGAGGAGAGCAACTGGTGGAAAGAGGAAACCTATtcggaagaagaggaagtttGAGTTAGGTCGTCCAGCTGCAAATACCAAACTTGGACCTCAACGTATACACACA GTACGCACGCGTGGTGGTAATAAGAAGTATAGGGCACTTCGATTAGATACAGGAAATTTTTCTTGGGGATCCGAATGTACCACGAGAAAAACTCGCGTTATCGACGTCGTGTACAATGCATCAAACAATGAATTAGTTCGTACAAAAACTCTTGTAAAGAATGCTATTGTTACCATCGATGCCACGCCGTTCAGACAATGGTACGAAGGCCATTATGCTCTTCCGTTGGGACGTAAGAGAGGTGCAAAATTG aCGGAAGCAGAGGAAGAAGTCCTTAACAAGAAACGGTCGAAGAAAACTGAAGCTAAATATAAAGCAAGGCAACGATTTGCCAAAGTTGAAGCTGCTTTAGAAGAACAATTTTCGACGGGACGAGTTCTTG CTTGCATAGCCAGTAGACCTGGTCAATGTGGAAGAGCTGATGGTTACATTCTCGAAGGTAAAGAATTAGAGTTCTATATGAGAAAAATTAAGAGCAAAAAAGCTAAATAA
- the LOC127062621 gene encoding Golgi SNAP receptor complex member 2 isoform X2, whose amino-acid sequence METLYHQTNKLVQETQLLFSQLEKRSPNLDLKEIENAIEFKISLINSNCERLDVLCLKGSISPISPFKRQNAKMRVDQLKYDSRHLNAALNSWRNQLIRKQQEEAEREALLSQTFTANDHIDIMIDQNTQHNYSLRNAVNGVDDLISHGTGILDSLRSQRITLKGAHKRLIDIGNTLGLSNTTMRLIEHRARQDGFILVGGMLFTCIVIILVIIYLT is encoded by the exons ATGGAGACGTTATATCATCAGACAAATAAATTGGTTCAAGAAACGCAACTTCTTTTTTCGCAATTGGAAAAAAGATCTCCTAACCTGGAtttaaaggaaatagaaaatgccATAGAATTCAAAATCAGTCTGATCAACAG TAACTGTGAACGACTAGATGTACTTTGTTTAAAAGGATCCATTTCGCCTATTTCGCCTTTCAAAAGACAAAATGCAAAAATGAGAGTCGATCAACTTAAATACGACAGCCGTCATTTGAATGCTGCGTTAAATAGTTGgagaaatcaattaattagAAAGCAACAAGAAGAAGCAGAGCGGGAAGCATTATTGTCGCAAACATTTACTGCGAATGATCACATTGATATTATGATAGATCAAAATACACAACATAATTATAGTTTACGAAATGCAGTAAATGGTGTAGACGATCTTATTTCGCATGGAACAGGAATCTTAGATAGTCTAAGATCGCAAAGAATTACTTTAAAAGGAGCTCACAAACGTTTGATAGATATCGGTAACACTTTAGGTCTTTCAAATACAACTATGAGGCTTATAGAACATAGAGCTCGTCAAGATGGATTTATTTTAGTCGGCGGTATGCTTTTTACATGCATAGTGATAATCCTAGTCATTATTTATCTtacgtag
- the LOC127062618 gene encoding myotubularin-related protein 9 isoform X1 encodes MECGHLILIPKVDNVVLIDKSDSNNKSLEGTLCISSHNLILSSRQGDEQELWLIYRNIDVIEKKLNTQSPGGSIILKCKDFRVLQLDINSTDDLISVMLSIERLASLEQTLQYPFFYRPKATNVIQIEDGWTAFAPVSEWSRLLAAYADEWRISYLNIDYKVCNSYPSAVIVPRHIEDKVIISSASFRDGGRFPVLCYRHEGGSVLLRSSQPMCGATGKRCKEDERLLNAVLGPGRRGYIVDTRSVTQAQSSRAKGGGTEMDAAYPQWRKVHKAVPRPHDLADSFFKLIEACNDVASSTSQWLSRLESSGWLTAVQSALNAACVTAQCLHQEVAAVLVHGSTGRDSTLIVTSLAQAILNPDCRTVRGLQALIEREWLQAGHQFFTRTRHGPYHPSHSQSPTHAPTFLLFLDCLYQLYYQFQFSFEYRVDLLIELYRHSYCSEFGTFLGDSEAERVQLQLSEHTYSLWSYMNQPEVLEKWLNPLYDPNPGVIWPSVAPISIQLWKELYLAHTSASSWNGALSCAKQIKQNHLAVKKVAVQLHAQIKRALEEIRENPDMSFDFDVQEEHTLVAQLSLESQST; translated from the exons atggaatgtggacatttaattttgattcCAAAGGTCGACAATGTtgtattaattgataaaagtgatagtaataataaaagtttggAAGGAACGTTATGTATTAGTAGCCACAATCTTATCTTATCTTCAAGACAAGGTGATGAACAGGAGTTATGG CTTATATATAGGAATATTgatgtaatagaaaaaaaattaaatactcaAAGTCCTGGAGGCAGTAtcatattaaaatgtaaagatTTTCGTGTACTTCAATTGGATATTAATTCTACAGATGATTTAATCAGTGTCATGTTATCTATAGAGAGATTAGCATCATTAG AACAAACACTTCAATATCCCTTTTTCTATAGACCAAAAGCAACAAATGTAATACAAATAGAAGATGGATGGACAGCATTTGCTCCTGTTTCAGAATGGTCTAGATTATTGGCTGCATACGCCGATGAATGGAGAATCAGTTACTTGAATATAGATTACAAAGTTTGTAATTCTTACCCATCAGCTGTTATAGTACCTAGACATATAGAAGATAAAGTTATAATATCTTCTGCTAGTTTTCGAGATGGTGGTAGATTTCCTGTTTTATGTTATAGACACGAAGGCGGg agtGTTCTATTACGGAGTAGTCAGCCAATGTGTGGTGCTACTGGTAAAAGATGTAAGGAAGATGAAAGGTTGTTAAATGCAGTCTTAGGTCCTGGGAGACGAGG GTATATAGTAGATACAAGATCTGTTACCCAAGCTCAAAGTTCAAGAGCGAAGGGTGGTGGTACAGAAATGGATGCTGCTTATCCTCAATGGAGAAAAGTACATAAAGCGGTGCCACGGCCTCATGATTTAGCAGAcagtttttttaaattaatagagGCTTGTAATGATGTGGCTAGTTCTACGTCACAATGGTTGTCTAGACTTGAAAGCAGTGGATGGTTAACTGCCGTTCAAAGTGCTTTAAATGCTGCTTGTGTAACTGCTCAGTGTCTACATCAGGAAGTTGCAGCTGTGTTAGTTCATG GAAGTACAGGTAGAGATTCAACATTAATTGTGACAAGTTTGGCACAAGCAATATTGAATCCTGATTGCCGTACCGTACGTGGTCTACAAGCTCTTATAGAACGAGAATGGTTACAAGCTGGTCATCAGTTTTTTACTCGAACACGGCACGGACCATATCATCCTTCTCATTCTCAAAGTCCAACACATGCTCCAAcgttcttactttttcttgatTGTCTTTACCAgctttattatcaatttcaatttaGTTTCGAATATAGAGTGGatttattgatagaattataTAGACATAGCTACTGTTCAGAATTCGGAACATTTTTAG gTGATTCAGAAGCAGAACGAGTCCAACTTCAATTGTCTGAACATACTTATAGTTTATGGTCTTACATGAATCAACCAGAAGTATTAGAAAAATGGTTAAATCCTTTGTATGATCCAAATCCTGGGGTTATTTGGCCTAGTGTTGCACCTATCAGTATTCAATTGTGGAAAGAACTTTATCTTGCACACACCAGTGCTTCGTCCTGGAATGGTGCTCTTTCTTGtgcaaaacaaataaaacaaaatcattTAGCTGTGAAAAAAGTAGCTGTCCAATTACATGCACAAATCAAACGTGCATTAGAGGAAATTCGTGAGAATCCTGATATGTCTTTCGATTTTGACGTTCAGGAAGAACACACTCTTGTAGCACAATTAAGTTTAGAATCGCAAAGCacttga
- the LOC127062621 gene encoding Golgi SNAP receptor complex member 2 isoform X1 produces the protein MALQTFIRKVIKFLTGTRHKFILQLLLKLSFAKEFRNKFDQNMETLYHQTNKLVQETQLLFSQLEKRSPNLDLKEIENAIEFKISLINSNCERLDVLCLKGSISPISPFKRQNAKMRVDQLKYDSRHLNAALNSWRNQLIRKQQEEAEREALLSQTFTANDHIDIMIDQNTQHNYSLRNAVNGVDDLISHGTGILDSLRSQRITLKGAHKRLIDIGNTLGLSNTTMRLIEHRARQDGFILVGGMLFTCIVIILVIIYLT, from the exons atggcGCTGCAAACGTTCATTcgtaaagtaataaaatttttgacaG GTACACGTCATAAGTTTATCCTACAATTATTGCTAAAACTTAGTTTTGCaaaagaatttcgaaataagTTTGACCAAAATATGGAGACGTTATATCATCAGACAAATAAATTGGTTCAAGAAACGCAACTTCTTTTTTCGCAATTGGAAAAAAGATCTCCTAACCTGGAtttaaaggaaatagaaaatgccATAGAATTCAAAATCAGTCTGATCAACAG TAACTGTGAACGACTAGATGTACTTTGTTTAAAAGGATCCATTTCGCCTATTTCGCCTTTCAAAAGACAAAATGCAAAAATGAGAGTCGATCAACTTAAATACGACAGCCGTCATTTGAATGCTGCGTTAAATAGTTGgagaaatcaattaattagAAAGCAACAAGAAGAAGCAGAGCGGGAAGCATTATTGTCGCAAACATTTACTGCGAATGATCACATTGATATTATGATAGATCAAAATACACAACATAATTATAGTTTACGAAATGCAGTAAATGGTGTAGACGATCTTATTTCGCATGGAACAGGAATCTTAGATAGTCTAAGATCGCAAAGAATTACTTTAAAAGGAGCTCACAAACGTTTGATAGATATCGGTAACACTTTAGGTCTTTCAAATACAACTATGAGGCTTATAGAACATAGAGCTCGTCAAGATGGATTTATTTTAGTCGGCGGTATGCTTTTTACATGCATAGTGATAATCCTAGTCATTATTTATCTtacgtag